The nucleotide sequence ATATGACATAATGCAATGcttttaaaatacaatttttaaaaatcatgtaaaaactttaaaattaaataaaaaaaactacaAAAGATATTTCACGATTACTGTTGATGATTTATTGGGTTGAAAGACCTTTGGGGGTATTTTTAAAAGGTTACTTGGTGTACCACACGTTTTATTCGCATTATGCTTTCGTCAGCAAGTATGATATCAGCTAAAAATAGTAAGACTTTCCTTCCTCCCTATAATCTTTACTGTCTCAATGAGATAAGGAGATTATACAGTAGCAACCTGATGTTAGATAATATTAGCCATCTTAAAAACATTGTATCTCAGCACTTTCGATTATAAAACGATCTTTCAACCCGAAGAGGTGTCCGATCACAGCTGGATTCCGATGGATGGAATACTGTGAAGATCAATATTTACGCGGTGAACGAGTAGTGCACACCTGATTAACGATTCTCCACAGATCGCTCTTGattaatggaaaaattcagaTTATCAATCGGGGACACTTGTGCCAGTTGGCTGGCCGACAATATCCAAGATAAACATAGAAAAGGCGGGCGGTTGCAGGGGGCTTTGGTCATTGTCAAGAGGGTTTTGGCGTGTTTATGGAACCGCTGTGGATATAACTGAAAGATACAACCTGTATCCCGCTCCCACACACGACACGCGTCGAGATCTGGGCAAACAGCCTCCGGAGATAAGAGCGCGTGACGCAGCCCCTGGAGCATCAGGTTCCGGCGGCGTGTCGTCCGACCCATCAGTTCACACAGAGATCTCGGCCAGAATGTCCACGCTGGAGAACGAGGTTACCTTCCGCAAACAGGCGGAGGTCAGTCAGAGTCTGGAGGCGCAGTTCGACAGCTCCTCCACGGACTTCATTCTGATCACCGATCATCGCACCTCGAAGAGCAAGAGCTTGGAGCAGCTGGAGGCCTCCAAGGAGTCGGAGAATGCCGAGTCCTGCTGCTCCCGATATGCCCGGAATATCTTCCGGAAGAAGACCCTCCTGAGGCGACTGCCCTTCCTCACCTGGCTGCCGCACTACAACTCCAGAGACTGTATCGGAGATTTGATAGCCGGATTCACTGTGGGTCTCACCGTGATCCCACAGGGCTTGGCCTATTCGGGCGTGGTCGGTCTGCCACCAGAGGTGAGTATCCATGCATGCACACAAATTTTATTAGTCTCGGAAGATCAAGAAATTTTGTTGCGTGTATTACTTTTGATTGGTTAATCAAGATATCATCATGTTTTTCCAGCTTATTAGCAAGTTGAGCACAGTGGAAAAGCACCTAGTTAAGTGTGAGGTGACATCTTGATCACTTATCACAAGTACGTCTCAGGGAAAGCATGTCTTCGCAGATATTTCCGATACAAAATCGTAATCCTTAAATACAGTGGGTTCTTCAAAGCATTATAAGCTGTGAAAGTGTTTAAAGATCTTGATCCTCCGATCTCCTCTAAAAGACGTGGGTttcatttacaaaaaaaaacaaaattgtatAGTGTGAAGTATACGAAGAGACTCCTTTATTAATACAACACCATATCTAAAATACACGCGAATATTTCTAAGTAGCACATCCTTAGTAAACCTTTGTTAAAATACGTTCCAAAACCAATTATCTTTAGTGCGTGCCTTATTTCTTATGACGGGATTACCCTTATGATCATAAGAGATTCTTCCGCTGAAAATCATTCTTTTAACACGATTTCTCTCCGGCATTAGTTCCTGTTAATACAAAtcataaattagttttattaGACAAATGAAAGATTTAAAAGACATGAGTAATATGAATGAGGAAAGTTGACGATGGGAAATAGAATTTACAAACCTTGAAGAGTGCAATGGGAATTTTGGCGGCATAGATTgtctgttaaaaaataataataattagttGGTATTGATCGTTCTTTAAAGAAACTATCAACCATTTTACCTTCTGGCTATTATCTATATGTGTGAGTCCAAAGTCTGATTTAGTATTTATACTTCGTTCGTTTTTATTTCCACTGATGAGTAGAAATTCGTTCGTGATGAAGAGTATCAGACAGAAGGAGCACTTTATCATTCTGTCCGTCGTATTTGAGTTCCAGTTTCGGAATGATGGGACTGGTGTTAGGTTTAAGTCATGTCTCATTTTTCTCAGATATCTGGAATGCGGTTAGTGGGCTTTCCTATATTTAGAGCGTCAATGCATTTTGTATAGTATGGGTTATTACCATTTGTAACCATTACATTTTTCTTGAGGAAGTAGGAAGGAAATCTCTTGACTAATTTAGTTTAGCATCATCAAATGAGTCAGGGTTTCTGAATGACTTCAATTTGATTTTCTAAAGTTTATAGCTAAGACCTGCCTTCTATATTTTCTCCGTAGTATGGGCTTTATGGATCCTTCATGGGCTGCTTCGTCTATGTCCTTTTGGGCACCTGCAAGGACAGCACGATTGGCAGCACGGCGGTGGCCTCACTCATGACCTTTCAGTTCGCCCAAGGTTCCTGGCAGAGATCCGTGCTCCTCACCTTCCTTACCGGCATTATTGAGATCCTGATGGCCATCTTTAAGCTGGGATGTCTGGTGGAGTTCGTATCTGGACCTGTGAGTGCGGGCTTCACGAGTGCCGTGGCCCTGATTGTGTCCACATCCCAGATGCGTTCGATGCTGGGTGTGAAGAGTGATGGGGGATCCTTTTTGGCCACCTGGATCAGCATGTTTCGGGACATCGAACATGTCCGGGTAGCCGACACCTGCTTGGGTTTCGGGTGCGTTTTCCTGCTTCTGTCAATGCGGAGTTTTGGAAAGTTTACCATTGGTCCGAAGGATGAGGCCAGGAGAAATGGTTTCCAACGTGTGGTTAACCACGTGATCAAGTTCCTGTCCACCTCGAGAAATGCCTCCGTGGTGATTGTGTTTACCGCCATCACCATGTACCTTGATGCCAATGGAACCAATCCTTTTAGACTGACTGGAAATATACCCAAAGGAATGCCCACCCCATCACTTCCtccattttccattaaagCCCAGCCTGGGAACGAGACTGCTGGGATTCCCCCGGTGGAGGGACAGAATTTCCTTGAGATGGTTCAGAGTCTGGGATACGGACTCGTGATCGTTCCCCTAATGGCTCTACTGGAAACCATGTCGGTTTGCAAGGCCTTCGCCAAGGGAAGGCAGATAGATATCACCCAGGAAATGATTGCCTGTGGGGTGGGCAACATTGCCACTTCTATTTTCTCTGGATATCGATGCAATGGCGGATTGGCCCGATCGGCGGTGAATAATGCCAGTGGCTGTCGCACCAATATGTCCAACCTGTACATCGGCATTATCGTAGTGCTGGCCCTGAACTTCCTCACCGACTACTTTGCCTTCATTCCCAAGGCGGTGCTGGCCGCGATTATCATATCGGCTGTGATCTTCCAGGTCCAGTACCAGGTGGTAACGCCCATGTGGCGCAGCAAACGTGAGTTGGGATCTAGTTAGTAGTATACATTCCTAAATAATCCTAATCCTTCCAGGTTCCGATCTAGTGCCTGGAATCCTGGCCTTTGTCACCTGTTTGGTGCTGCCCCTGGAGATCGGTATTATGGTGGCCATTGGAGTGAATCTCCTCTTTATCCTGTACTATGCAGCCAGGCCAAAGGTCACCCTGGAGCAGCTGGAAACGCAGCAGGGCATCCGTTTCGTGAAGATCACTCCCGATCGATGTCTGATCTTCCCCTCTGTAGAATTTGTGAGGAACATGGTTCTCAAGCTGGGCAGCAAGTCCACCCTGCCAGTGGTCATCGATTGCACCTATATCTTTGCAGCGGACTACACGGCCGCCAAAGTTATATCCTCCATTGTGGACGACTTC is from Drosophila suzukii chromosome 3, CBGP_Dsuzu_IsoJpt1.0, whole genome shotgun sequence and encodes:
- the LOC139353056 gene encoding uncharacterized protein gives rise to the protein MRHDLNLTPVPSFRNWNSNTTDRMIKCSFCLILFITNEFLLISGNKNERSINTKSDFGLTHIDNSQKTIYAAKIPIALFKELMPERNRVKRMIFSGRISYDHKGNPVIRNKARTKDNWFWNVF
- the LOC108017242 gene encoding sodium-independent sulfate anion transporter, with translation MSTLENEVTFRKQAEVSQSLEAQFDSSSTDFILITDHRTSKSKSLEQLEASKESENAESCCSRYARNIFRKKTLLRRLPFLTWLPHYNSRDCIGDLIAGFTVGLTVIPQGLAYSGVVGLPPEYGLYGSFMGCFVYVLLGTCKDSTIGSTAVASLMTFQFAQGSWQRSVLLTFLTGIIEILMAIFKLGCLVEFVSGPVSAGFTSAVALIVSTSQMRSMLGVKSDGGSFLATWISMFRDIEHVRVADTCLGFGCVFLLLSMRSFGKFTIGPKDEARRNGFQRVVNHVIKFLSTSRNASVVIVFTAITMYLDANGTNPFRLTGNIPKGMPTPSLPPFSIKAQPGNETAGIPPVEGQNFLEMVQSLGYGLVIVPLMALLETMSVCKAFAKGRQIDITQEMIACGVGNIATSIFSGYRCNGGLARSAVNNASGCRTNMSNLYIGIIVVLALNFLTDYFAFIPKAVLAAIIISAVIFQVQYQVVTPMWRSKRSDLVPGILAFVTCLVLPLEIGIMVAIGVNLLFILYYAARPKVTLEQLETQQGIRFVKITPDRCLIFPSVEFVRNMVLKLGSKSTLPVVIDCTYIFAADYTAAKVISSIVDDFRRRQQKIIFFNLKPSVVSVFEGLNTRLVLCYNTHALNQELRPDEVDLSRSVDSLDHAESGNGASECVSMASTLSLARS